The Aneurinibacillus uraniidurans genome segment CCTGTGTAAGGGTACTGTTGTTGCAGAGCACACCGATGTGGAGAATCTGGGCAATGTCCTTATCAGCAGCAAGCGTCTCTCCTGCACGATTCACAATCTCGCCCGATGGATCATATCCTTCCCCAGTAGCCTGCCATACTTCATGTACAGTTGCCATACGAGTAACGGTCATCTCGTTTTTAGTCAATGTTCCGGTCTTATCCGAACAGATAACTGACACACGGCCAAGCGTTTCTAGTGCTGAGAGCTTACGCATGATCGCATTGCGCTTCGACATACGACGAATCCCCGCACTAAGCGCAATTGTAATCGTTACCGGCAGCCCTTCTGGAATGGCCGAAGCAATCAGGGCAACAGAAGTCGGTACCATCTGGCCGATTGTATTGCCGCGAAGCAGGCCGACTCCTAGTACGAGAATCCCCGCTGCAAAAGCGCCTTTCACGAACTTTTTGCTGATGGAGGTCACTTTTTCCTGTAATGGGGTCGTTACTTCTTCATCTTTTAACAGCGAGGTCAGATACCCAATTTCTGTGTTCATCCCGGTTTCCACGACAACGCCCAGTGCTTTGCCGCGTGTAATGTTTGTCCCCATATAAACCATGTTGCTTCGTTCCGCCAATGCTGTGTCGGTCGCCACTGTACCAACCGACTTCTTCACCGCCATCGATTCACCGGTGAGGGCGGCTTCATTCACTTCCAGGTTCCAGTCCGAAATAATCCGTATATCAGCCGGAACACAGTCACCTGCTTCGAGCACAACGACATCGCCTGGTACAAGATCAACAGAAGAAAGTTCACATTCGGTACCGGAGCGGATTACCTTGCACATTGGTGGCTGGAACTCATTGAGTTCATCCACTACTTTCTCTGCTTTTTGTTCCTGTACAGTACTGATGAAGGCGTTAGCTATCAGCACAGCTGACATCGCTACGCCGTCAAAAATATCCCCGGAAAAAATCGAGAGTGCGGCCGTACCGAGCAGCACAAGTGTGGTAAATTCTTTGAATTGACGGGCAAACCGCATCAGCCAGGGTGACTTTTCGGCAGGAAGCAATTGATTAAGTCCGGTTTTGGCCCGAATGCCCGCAATGCTTTTCTCTTCCAGTCCGATCTGCTTATCGGTATGCAGCTTAGAAAGGACATCCGCTTCCACTATGGAATACCACGAGGTGCCGCCCCGCTTTTCGATTTGTGGTTTAGCTCTTTCCTTGCCAGTCGTATCTATACTATTTTCCTGCTTAATATGCCGGGTAGCTCGCGTAATCCATAACAGCTTCAGTGCATCAGCAATCAGATTGACAAGCGGCGCAAGCAGCCTTCCGGTTACCATAAGCCCTGTTCCCGCTACATTCCACAGCGCTGTCCATTTCCGATGCTGTCCAGTTACATGCTCTGCATGTTTTGCGTAAGCATAATTCTTTGCTAGATGCTTTAGCTCCTCGATATGCAGATAACCGCATGCAACCTTTTCGAAGCTCGGGTTGTTCGTAATAACAAGATACTGCTTATTATTTTCCCGTTCTGGCGAGAAGCTCTCTTGTGCAATCCGGGTGAATTCCCGTTCCTCCGGGGCAGTTTTCTGTAAAATTCCGATTGAATCTTCTAGAAACCGAACCTGCACATGAGGATACTGTTCCACAAACTGTCTTACATACATCGCTTCTTTTTTCGGTGATTCTTCCCCATTAAAGAGAAGACTTGTATCTTCGACAACTAACTCCTGAACTTCAGCCATTTCACATAGTGTGATATTTTCCGGAAGAGTCACACCATCTTCCTTCGCTTTTAATTCCTGCGCTTTCCACGCATGTTCCTCCGCTACCAAACACGGCTGCGGGTTCGCAGCAAGTAATATACCCAGCGTATACAGTGGATTGCGTGTAAGAACAAACGCAGCTCCCGCCAGCCCAAAACCTAACGTAGTGGCTCGGCTTGCATACGTTTTTGTCTGGCTTGAGACGTATTGAGCCGAGTCTGTTTCTTTGCTAAAATGCTTCGTTCGCTGCCACTGCAGGAACTGGAGCGCACTAATGCCAGCCAACACGAGCAGATTCTCACGTATAAGCGCCAGGCCTAACGCAGCTGCCCCAAGAACGAGATCTCCATTTAAACGCTTTTCATGTGAAAAGCGCCTATATCCCTGTTTTAGAATGGGATACCCGCTTACAATCGAAAAAATGCCTGCGGCTGAAAACAGTCCCGTACTGCTTGCAAGTTGCGACCGCCCCATAAGCAATTGTTTTACACCCAGCACACCCATTCCGACGACAGACGCCGTAAGAGCGACCGGTGGTTTATCTTCTACTTCTCGCTTGTCCACCGGCATGACTCGAAAATGCTCGGAAATCCCCTCCGACGCATCCGCAGTCAGCACAGCAGCACTTGCTGTCTCAAGCACAGTCTGCTCATCCGGACCTTCTCCGAATTTCGAATGCCGCGCCGCATACTGTTCTTCTTCTAGCTGTTGCAGTAGACGGCAAAGAGTATGTGCTGAAACAATCGCGGTATCATATTGAAGTAGTACCCTTCCTGTAAATGGACAGGCACTGACGTTCACACGTTCGGTATTTTTATGAAAAAAGGCTTCAATCTTCCGTGCAAACGCGGTATCTCCTTTTA includes the following:
- a CDS encoding cation-translocating P-type ATPase: MACITFRERFIRSLPGRLRIEVYGLKGDTAFARKIEAFFHKNTERVNVSACPFTGRVLLQYDTAIVSAHTLCRLLQQLEEEQYAARHSKFGEGPDEQTVLETASAAVLTADASEGISEHFRVMPVDKREVEDKPPVALTASVVGMGVLGVKQLLMGRSQLASSTGLFSAAGIFSIVSGYPILKQGYRRFSHEKRLNGDLVLGAAALGLALIRENLLVLAGISALQFLQWQRTKHFSKETDSAQYVSSQTKTYASRATTLGFGLAGAAFVLTRNPLYTLGILLAANPQPCLVAEEHAWKAQELKAKEDGVTLPENITLCEMAEVQELVVEDTSLLFNGEESPKKEAMYVRQFVEQYPHVQVRFLEDSIGILQKTAPEEREFTRIAQESFSPERENNKQYLVITNNPSFEKVACGYLHIEELKHLAKNYAYAKHAEHVTGQHRKWTALWNVAGTGLMVTGRLLAPLVNLIADALKLLWITRATRHIKQENSIDTTGKERAKPQIEKRGGTSWYSIVEADVLSKLHTDKQIGLEEKSIAGIRAKTGLNQLLPAEKSPWLMRFARQFKEFTTLVLLGTAALSIFSGDIFDGVAMSAVLIANAFISTVQEQKAEKVVDELNEFQPPMCKVIRSGTECELSSVDLVPGDVVVLEAGDCVPADIRIISDWNLEVNEAALTGESMAVKKSVGTVATDTALAERSNMVYMGTNITRGKALGVVVETGMNTEIGYLTSLLKDEEVTTPLQEKVTSISKKFVKGAFAAGILVLGVGLLRGNTIGQMVPTSVALIASAIPEGLPVTITIALSAGIRRMSKRNAIMRKLSALETLGRVSVICSDKTGTLTKNEMTVTRMATVHEVWQATGEGYDPSGEIVNRAGETLAADKDIAQILHIGVLCNNSTLTQEEGNWTMKGDPTEGALLTLSAKGGVHKEQLAHWQRKREIPFDSYHGTMSVICHEEGKENECFLMSKGSVEATLKRCVSYQYQGVIYPLTDEIRASILQQNEAFAADALRVLGFAYRPLNTEETCESAADEQMIYVGMVGMIDPAKPEAAIAIEEAIRLGVKPVMITGDHPITAMAIGKQLGIYRDGDRVLTGGEVNRMSEAELIAVVPNVSIFARVSPEHKLRIVKAYQHTGQLVAMTGDGVNDAPAIKKADVGIAMGRTGTEVTKQSADMVLKEDHFGSIVDGVKEGRTIIGNIRKAIGCLLTGNLAEVIVSSAAVLAGMPIPLVPVQILLMNLLTDALPAAVLAVNPGNKELTTEKQDIVDRSLYKKVMIRGSILGLGSLGLFATSLAAGVSLPVARTMAFATLVAGQLSQTFSWRQEKGQRFSEWTRDKFFVGALGISWLALFSVIYVPGLARIFHTAPLGLHQLLQVLLVGSTVSLVSKPLLSGLGASPEPIRSRPVVQAA